The genomic interval ACATGGACATGGCGTATCCTTCATGATCCCTTATGAACCGAGGAGGATATTTCTTGCTTTGTATGAGTTATCTTCCCTAAAATGATTACATGCAACTGTGGGTTAGATCTCCAACTCTTTGTGAGTTATTTGCCACGTAGTCACAGTTACGGACTCTTAAGGCTTGACCCTCTTAATCCTAGGCTAAAACTTTGGGCCTGATTCTTAGTCGTGGACTTGGACAACTAAAGGGAAACCAAATATCCCTTCCAGTTACCACGCTAATTTTATTTGTGCTGACACttgagaaatttaacttttgcaCTTTTTATGATCATTGCTTACCCCTTTAGTGCAGGGGCGTGCGCCTGTACTTTCCCTTACCTAGCTGGGGTCTATAACAGTGGGTATGGTCGAGCTCGTAGCCCTTCTTTTTTGGAGGGATGTGGCTTACGTTAGCGATAAATGTTCCTTCTAATTAAATGAAAGGAATGGCACTGTCGACACAATCACCCTTTCGGATTCCCAAGAACCCCCATGATTACTCTTCTTAATTCTTCTCGATTCGCTCCCTCTTAACTATACCCcctttctttcatatttttatttcttttgcatttcttcttCTCACTTACGGCACATTTCCTCTCATTTCGTATTGCCCCATCTTTCTTCCTGCGCATTTCCTTTGCTAGTTTCCTACTCAAGACCTTCCTCTTTCTTCAATGGCCAGCAGTCGTTCTTCCCGTGCCTTTGTCCTTTCTTCTGGCCCAGCTTCGGCGAAGAGCTCCCTTTCTGAATCTTCCCTCACTCGAATCCCGACCTACTTTGAGGGATTTTTTGGCGCTCTACTCTTTCTGAGAAAGATTTGGTGAAGCTGAGGAACACCGTTTGGGTCCCAGAGTTAGTGgagctttctctttctcccGTGGGATGCGTTGATAAAGAAGGGCATGTCAGCAACGTGACCTTGACGGTGAATGCCATAACGCACATTCTGTGATTTCCTTTCATCCAGCTCGTTCGTGACGTTCTGGATTTTCTAGGGCTAGCCCCCACCCAACTTCACTTGCACGCTTGGTGTGTTTTGATGTGTTTATGCGTGGTTTTCCACATTGTCTTGGAACTCTTGGGAGATCCTTACCCAGATATAACAGTGAAggagtttctttctttctacgCAGTGAAGCCGTTGTCAGGCAACATTTGTAGTTTTAGGGTTAGGTCCCAACGTTTGGCGGCTTTTGAGCCCTGTTATTCTAATGCCAAGCAGTgacaaagtaattttttttttttcatttctagtACCACTTGGGAGTACCCCTCTAATGAGATGCACATTCGGGATTACTCAGTCCGTGCCAATTGGGGGAGGGTCCCTGACGACAAGAGCATATTGTTGGATTTGACTGACAGGGAGCTTTCTTGTGTGGACATCATCCTCAATTGGgtgaaagaaaatgataaaacgGGGTTTGGCGATGAAGGACTTGCTTTCTGCCACCAATATTGACAAGTTCTTGGTGACCCCCTGCCGAGCCCATGTCCGTGGTCGCAAACTCAAACCCATTTCACCCCCACAAACCCCGGTGAAGAGATGCACCCCCAACCAGGGGGAAAAAAGGAAGACTTCTGAAATTGGCGGTTCTTTGCCTAAACGCCCTTGTGGTGGCATTGATGCGGGCGAGGTTGTTGTATATGATGTTGTGAGGGCGGAGGTGGATCAAGAGATGCGTTGTGATCCCTCCGGAGAGAATACGCCCAGAACTTCCCCGGTAAGGGTCTCTTCCCCTTTTGTCGCCAAGTCTTGGCGACCTACCTGGGATCATGGGCCAAGCCCTCACTGACCTAGCGAtaacttttgattttgatttgcctGCCACGGGCATTGAACTCGTGGGCATGTCGCCGTTCGagtttccttctcttctttctccGACCTCAACGCCCAGTGTTGGCGACCTCTCTGCGGACATGTACAACGCTTTTTCTATGGGCTTGGCTAGAGCTGGGATGCATGAAGTTGTCTTACTTGGCAGCGCCTAGCCTAACGCTGAAGACAATCATGGGGAGCAAGGCTTTACCTCGAGTTCGGTCCTCGCTACTATTTCTGGGGGTGAAACCCCTACAACTAACTACGAGAGGGTCTCAATCCCTTCCCTCATCCCCTCCTCAGATGGCAATGAGGAGAATTCCCCCATTCCCCTTAAAGGTGGTGGGTCTTCCTTAGATGATGGTGGCATTGGAGTAATGGGCGTGGGCGATGAGAGTTTGGGTGAtgctaaacttttttttttttaataagtaaaggTGATGCTAAACTTAGAGGAGAGAGTGTAGGTTCGGACCAGATCCTAAGGACCATGCTCTCTCCGGTACTATGTTTTCTTTTGCTTAGCATACTTACTTTTGTGTTAGGGTGCCTTCTTAATCATTTTCTTGTGTAGGGTGTTGACGAGTTGGCGGTTTGGATCGTGGGAGAGCATGCCGAACAGGAGTATGAGATTAAGGAGCGGCGAAAGTTTGGATATTACGCTAAGAAGGAGATGACCAGGCTCAAGGATGAGAAGACTGAAATAGAGTGCTACTTGGAACAAGCCGATGGGCACATCCGCAACTTGGAGACTAACCTTGAGCTCCTCCTTGATGAAGTGTGCAATCTTCGTGGAGAACTGCTTCGAGCCCAATCTATCCAGGCGCACGACAATTTTATCTTACAAAAGGCGGAGTCTGAAAGGGCATCTACTCGAGCCCAGGTGTCAAGGTTGAATGAGGCCCTTGCCATCCAAGCGATCACATGCGGATGCATACGAGGCTGCTCAAGCATTGGCTGCTTTGGAGGAGAAGCATACGAGGCTTGCCCTTGAATTGTCGGAGGAGAAGGCGTCTCACGTGGAGGAACGCATGCAGTCCAACATCCAATTGTCCAAGGTGAATGGGGATTATGAAGGAGTGCGGTCCAGATTTGCTACCTATAGAAAGGTGCGGGAGGATACTGACGCCGCCCAAAACAAGATAGCCCAGAGTCTGCAACACCTAAATGATACTACTAAAGACCATAAGCAACAGTTGGGAGAGTCGGGAAAGCAGTTAGCTTTGGCCAACGGGAGTTGGTTCGTCTGCACCCTCAGCTGGCCGCCACCCTATATGTTAGAGATCGCGCCTTTGGATATGGCTATGGGGCTGGTATGGCTAGCTTGTGAGCCTACCTACTGGCTAACCCCCATACCAACCTGTCAAAGCTGAATTTGAAACAGTTTCAGCCTGATGAAGTCTCTTGCCAGTTTGTGGACACTTTGGGGCGCAAAGAAATGTCTGACGCATTCCCACGTCCCTCGCCATTGGAATAAATTTTTCCTTTGCTTGTGATGATTGTTGGGCCCTGTTTTGGGCTTTGCGTAATCTTTGGGTGTTGTATTTGAACAACTTATTTTTCTTGGCCCTTAAATTGgccttttcttttgtatttaaCTTTTGGGTTGGTTTTGAACAATTGCACTACTTTGTTACTCCATATGGTTTTGCTTTTGCCTCTTGGTAGCTTAGTTTGTTTGTTCAGCCATCTGTTATATATGACTACTTGTTGAAAGGGCTAGCCAATAGCTGGCTGTGGGGCCTTCTGGCTCCCATGCCTGTGGGCTTGCCTCATGAGTTGTACTCGAGCCTGGTGGTTACTCGTTAGGAGGTCGTAGGGTCTTCTAACCTCCACACCCTTGTTGGTTGCACCATGAGTGTATCAGTCGATctttggtggctaactgttTAGTGCACCGTGAGTGTATCACTCGATCTTTGGTGGCTAACTATTGAGTGCACCATGAGTTATCTTTCTACCGCTTTagctcctcgttctccttctgCAGTTGCTCAACAACTACCATGACTTGTTTCAGTCTTTCTTCTGTTTCGGCTAACCTCATCTCCACTTCTGTCATGCTTGTTTCTGGATCCCAGTGTATGTGTGATCGCTTGATGGTTGGCACGTAAAAGTCACGTTAATGTCTGTCAGAAGATCCCACAAACGACACCACTgtaaaggacgtgtttcacacgtACAGATTATCTACAGCAATAAAGGCGCGGCACTGGTTGCATTGGGGAaactccgatgcttaagttagtaaCAGTATTAGAATAAATGTATATAAGTATGAAGATGAAATGTTTATTACGTCTCAAGGGTTATTTATAGACGAACATGGACATGGCATATCCTTCATGATCCCTTATGAACCGGGGAGGATATCTCTTGCGTTGTAGGAGTTATCTTCCTAAAATGATTACATGCAACTGTGTTTTAAATCTCCAACTCTTTGTGAGTTATCTGCCACGTAGTCACAGTTATGAGCTCTTCAGACGTGGCCCTCTTAACCCTAGGGTTTAGCTTTGGGCCTACTTCTTAGTCATGGGCTTGGATAGCTAGAGGAGATCCAAATATCCCCTCCAGTATGAGTATCCAAGTTTTGAtactaaaaaatgatatttgcaatcacgaaatgcgcaaacgtcgtgcattcatttaaaaaaaaatgagtaaaaatgAGATCCacgtgaaaaaattaattttttaataataaattttacttttttttctaaatgagTGCACAATACTTGCATAATCTGTGACTTTATCTAGCATTACCATGGACAAGGGAATGATTAAGCAACATTGAATGAGCAGCTTTTGATTCTTCATATTAAAAGTATTATGAGTATTTTTAAAAACCTGCATCTTATTTTAAcattaacaaattaaatgtttaaaatcaattattcttaaaaataaaacttaccaCATATAGTGATTTAGAATGTGTTCTCTTACACCAatctgtaaatatattttttcttagaataataacttttattctatGTCTTAAGTCCTATGACTATAAACTCTTATAACTCCTCTTTTAAATTTGatcttgttttatattttcttgaaaaatagaGTACTGGTCGTCCCCgcaaaaaggggaaaaaaacaaaaaagaataaaagagagatccataatttaaaaatacaataaaatatatattggctTTAGCCATAAAACAGTACATAAATGGATCGcaattgagaaaatatatatacttcattTGTTGAAATGTCGTTTTCTACTGTGTCATTAAATTAAACATTGACAAGTTGACAAATGAGTAGGCAATGATGGACACATTAGCCATAATTTCCCTTCAcaagaatattaataaaaatactgacaataataattatgaaaaaaaattaaccttAGTATACTAGTGAGTAAGATGTTTTAAACTCTATAGAAACACGCTAAGTAGATCTTTCGATCAATTCGCACTCAATCTCTTCACTCTTTATGCCATCATTATACCCTATAAAGTCGTCTATGGCAACTTAAAAGTAGTGGTTAAGAAGTAAGAATCATCATAAAAGCCCAATATATAAAGGTGAAGCTTTAAATCACTGAACAAAGCCAAATCATGATTTGAGAAGCATATCAAAAGTGGTGAGCCCAAAACGAAAAGCATAGAAAAACAATCCATCTAAAATTGGATATATTACAAGGACTgtcgtgtgtgtgtatatatgtatatgatacTTTTGAAATTCCAAACACATGGCATGTACTTGTACACTTTAGTTTTAGTTTCTTACAAGTAACCCACAAAAAGAATAGTTGTCTCAGCTAatacttctttcttttttcggCATCCCATTTGATGGCCAACAATAGAACtatggttttcattttttttcttccaaccatattcaacaaatattaataaaaggacatattttcatttaaagaaaatgaaaaaaaaaataatctaaaaaatcacataaaaataataattttatcgaAAGTATAGAGATATATTGGTTATCAAATGGGATGCTAAAGAATTATTTTACCTAAAAGAGTGGTTTAACCTTCTGAGCACAAGTAgctgatagatttgcttagtaCGAAAGAACAAGGCAATGGCAACAAGAAACCCCAAAAAAGCCACAAATGACATTATCAGAAAAGAAAGCATAAAGCAATGAGTACCAAAGCAGAAGTTATCTTCACCACCAGCTTCCATGCCGTAAATATAGCCAATTATTCTCACAGAGAAAATGTAAGATCCAACAAATCTAAAGCGATCAGTCCTTAATCTATTTAAGTCTTGGTCGATCCTGTAAGTTTATGATCTTGCAGCAGAGCCATGTCCAGATGCTGAAGGATCAATAAAGCAGTAGAAGCCAAATGTATAGTTACTTATTAAGAACAAattggggggggagggggggggggaaattTACATACCGAGTCACCGACACCATTTCAATCGATTTCCATTCATGCAAATCTCCATTTGCTGTCCAGGAAGTAGATCACTGTTTCTAGGTTTATAACCTCAATACCCACCGCATAATTCTTTACCTAAAACTTAAAATCTTCCTTCATTAGTAGtcactcaaaatatttttctctaaacCTCTCTCAAACCATATTAGTCTCAACTGGTGCAGCCAACTgccaatatataataatgccTCCAAGTTATGCCCCTGCAGCCACCTACATTACTGAATTCCCAACAGTCCTTAACAGAAAAATTACAGCCTTTTAAGGAACGTGTGCAGTATCCTAATGCAAGTCTTCTATGATAAATATGGATTCTTGCACAGTTTCAAGCCACATGGATGCCAAGTTCCTCCAGTCTAGTTAACTATATCGATATATCTGGTCATTATTATCCATAATGTTCTAACTGTCTACGGTCAGAATGAAATAAGTTGAACCTACAAAGCTACCTTATGAAATGCTTTTTCCAGATCTAAAACTAGTTCTCATGCAGGAGATTTTGCAATAAACATTTGAATCCATATTGGCAATTATTAACTGAACTTAAGAAGGACAGTGTTGATGACTCCCTCTGTTCCCTGATAGCCCAACTAAACTTtcacacgagagagagagagagatgggtgtATGCGCGCGGGCATGTGTGTTTTGGAATATACCTCGTTCTCACCAACCAGCAAAAACTTCATGACTCCTTCAGAGTACTTAGCAGTCTCAGCAATTTACTCACTGAAACAATGTAGCAGTCTTCTACATACAACCTGATTATAGTAATGTTTAGTCCGAAAGTACAACCCCAAGGCAGCAAGAGAGCCCAGAAGAGTAGCAGATGCCATGATGATAAAAGATAACATGAAACAATGTGTTCCAGTGCATGTGTTGCCCTCCGCTGATGATTCCTCATCATATAGATACCCAATAACCCTCACCGAAAATATATAAGATCCAACAGGATTTGCTATGGTAATTGTATTGAATATGGTACCCATATGTACCACACCAAATATCTCGGAAGTGATTGTAGGCATTAATGACCACTGGGAACCATAACAAACACCCACCAATATTGAACCAGCAAACAGAGCTCCAGGAAAACCAGAAGCAATCACCACATGACCAATGCTCATGGTTGCTAGAGTGATGACCATGAACAATGGCCTTGCCCATCCTCTAGTATGCAGGAAATAATCTGACACATAGCCAGCTCCAAAACGTCCAAGAAAATTCCAGATACTCCACAAAGAAACCAAAGTACTTGTCTCGAAGCTAGTGTAACCAAGAGATCCTCCTATCTGGCTGATGTTATTCACTGTGGCAAGTCCTGAGCCCATACCACACGCCATGGCAAGAAACAAAATCCAGAAGTCTATCGTGCGTATGGCTTGCAACAGATTCAGGTTTTCTTCTGCTGGGAAAGGTCTTTCTTCGTTACCATCAACCTCTTGATCAGTACTGCCGGGCACACAGCGGTACCCAGCAGAATCTTGTCTTACATGCATCTTCTCAGCATCTGCTTGGTTAGGATCATCCACTGGTTGGTCCCCCTCAATAAAGAGATTATGTGAAATTCCATTAGAATCCCTTTGATGGGCTCTAATCGCTACGCAAAATGGTGAGACAAGCAACAACACGAGTAGGACAAATGTGACTACACGTATTGACAATCGAAAGGTAATAACATTCTCCAAAATTATGACAAGCATAAGGTAGGCAGCGATAACCAGAGCAATTAATGAGAAACTATCTAGGTGCTTCTTTTCATCTCCTTCAATTGTGTTGTGGATTCTCACAAACCACATGAACAACAGGGCATTGACACTAGGCAAAAGAGCCAGCATCAGCAGGTAGGATGTTGGATCGTTATTGAATATTGTCCTATATACTTGAACTAAAATTGCTCCACTCAAGCCAATAAAAccctgaaaaaagaaaaatatgcatCTTCAGTATCCATACTTCAATCATAATAACCCACAGGCAGCAAACTTGAAGCTAAACTATCAAACACTAAGCCTCTGATCATAACAACCCAACAATCAAAACCCAGAAGAAAAAGCATACTTCTTGTATCAAGGAACTCATGTTGCTGCAGATACATTCTCTTTTCGACAGAGAACTAAACTATCAAACACTAAGCCTCTGATCATCATAAAGAATCGCAAACTTTTTTTACACAAAGCAGAAGCTTTTCACATCGGAACTGAAGTGGAGGTACCTTTATAATGCCAACGATAGTGCCACTGTAATTGGAAAAGTTCCGTACGCCAGTGACCACATTCGAAGTGTTGAAGAAGGTCGCTGCGTGGGCTGCCACCAACATGAACAAGCACATGGCGGGCACAGACGGCCGGGGGATCAACCCGACGACGGAGGCCCACAAAAGGAAGAAGCCAACGAAACATTGGACCGCACCCGCGAGGTGGACCACCCAAGGCCCAGTACGGCAGCGGTGATTCGCTGTGGCGGCGGAGTAGAGAAGACCGGAGAGGACGCCGAAGTTGCCGCCGATGTCCTTGAAGACGGAAACGGTGTCGAGCGTGGATTGATCGTAGCCCTGGCTTGATTTAAGAAGGGAGGAGTAGATGGAGAAAGTGTATAGGAAGCCACTGGTGCACTGGATCCATATGCTGGCTGCTGTGGAGACCCATTTGTTATGAAGCTTATCCATTTTAGTCTTGTTTCGACTTCATGGGATTCTTTGAATTTGATCTCTGCTTAAATAGTAAAGTTCTCCACAGGTGATACGATGTCTACTGCATAGGTTTTGTCTGGATCAGCAGCTGTAGCCTGTTTCTTCGTCGACGACTTGAGCTGGTGGCAGTCCTGAGTCCTGTGGTCTTGACAATTGTACGCTGCCTCTCCTGAACAgccttttgtgttttgttttttccgaaTCTAATTGCAAATGTCATACCACTATTACCAAATACCAAGTCACAAGTCATCCCTAGCTTGATGACCCACATAGAGTCACCTCTTGGCCATCTAaggtgattttattttctttttctagatttatgtgaattttcccTGTGTTTCATTTtcgttatttaatttttcaattctttctttgttattatatttaattttttttaattgtttcaattttatagatatagttatcattgcaaaaaaaaaaaagaaacacaaaaaagCTTCTAAAAAACccttaaagttttaaaaaagataCGAATAAAACACTCATGAAATAGGCTCAAGCATGAGCGATTAGAATTAAGTCCGAATATGCAGCTACAACCAAGATGGTATGAGTATCTGGGTTTTGATACTAGGATATCTGCCTATGTTAGATCTAGAGGACACCAAACAAATATCTAGACTGTACTAagaatttgtttggaaacataattgttctcaaattattttattattattcacaaattattcacaaactatctaaACGACCCATTATGCACTCAAATGTGAATCGGGGTATGTGTACACAAATCTACATCCGTGTGATTAATTCTAGCAATGAGTTTGCTCGAATTGACGCCAGATCAATTCAATGAGACATTCATAGGCCAATTTAAGGGATAGGTATAATATCAAGTATTAATATGAAGTTTATACgttctcaaaattttattcaaacaatattaaatattgtaatgttCACataatgtgtgtatatatatatatatatattttctaaattgaATCATTCGATTCAATGAAGTAATTACAATGGATCTCTATCGAACGTTAGTCTGTGCTTTGGTTATTAGATTAAAGGGGAGGGAATGATTAAGCACCATTGAATGCGTGCAGCTTTAATTCTTCATGTTAAAAATAGTATTTGAGTATTTATAAAAGCTGCATCTTATTTTAACTTCAGCAAATTAAAAGATCAAAACCaattattcttgaaaataaacttaccatatagataatgaataaattttctcatcagtcactgTACAAAACTTCACACCCCACACCCTACGTGTGAACTGGATTTACTAAAGTGAACTGGCTCTCTCAATCCACCCCCAAGAAAGAAAGCATAATTTCCCCACCCTTCAGAAATTCTTCTTTCgcttttcctctctcttctgAAAGCTCCCGCAACAAAAACAGAAGACACCATGCGGAAGAAGGTAAGGGCAACGTAGGTGGCTGTGTAGAGATCAACGGTGGCAAGAGCGGTGGCAGAGcactatgagagagagagagcccaatGGGTGCTGTTGTTGGGTTGTATATAGAGACTGGTCTGTGAGcagaaaattgagaaatagTGAGTTCACTCGACATGTGCTCGATAGTGAGCTTGAGCGAATCTCAACCTGTGAGTTCGCTCAAGATGCACTCGACAGTGGGTTTGAGCGAGACACAAATCCTAGTATTCACTCGAGCCACACTCGACACCCCGCTCGAGCTAATGTTCATTGGTTGTTAACTCGAGGCGTGCTCTACACATCACTCGAGCGAAGAACGTAGTTTTTGCCAGATTAAGATTCCAACACCatttactataaatatattatatttgacttgtttttGTACGACTTTTCAGCATATTTTGATAGAGAATAATTGTCAAGTGTATGCATATTatgtgagaaagaaaaaagatcctAAAGAGTGTGAGTtcagattgagtgattgtaatctcctctagTTAATTAGATTTTTGCAGCTCTTTGGACGTAGACAATTTACCGAACCACATATATTGTGTATCGTGTGCTTCATCATGCTTGCTTTTACTTTAGTTTAgtcgttggtgtgtgtgtgtgttttgtacAACAGCTATCATACCAAGAAGCAAGGAGTAGAGGAAGAGATGTGAGTCGTCGTGGGCCTACCGAGAGAGGGAATGTCATGCGACGAAATTGGGTTGGCTGGAAGCTCCCTGCGGCAATTTCTGTGGAGGTTCACTGGTTCATGGCAACTGTGGGCACATTGGTTCATCACTGCTCTGTACTGTCCATGGTAGAGTAGTTGGCATGATGGTGGCTGTAGGTTTACGTGAAGGAGCATCACACGGTGGAGGAGAAAGGTTGTTGTTGTGGAGAAGCAACGGACGGTTGTGGAGGGTTGTGGCTTTCTGGTTTTTTGTGTTTGGTGGAAGTGTCGTGTTCTGTTTTTGGGGTGCAAGAATAAAGGTTGCATTGGTGTCTCATGGGGCTGCTGGGCTTCATGTCGTGCAATACAACCATGATGGTTGGTGTAAGGGGTGGAGTGGCAAGGGAGGAAATCATTTGTGGATAAGGGTGTGGTGCTGCCATGATAGGTGTTTTTGTTTCGATGATAGGTGTTTTTGTTTCGATAGTGTGTTGCTGGTGACTAGTTAACTGTAACTTTCTTCTTAGTTTGGACATGGAGGATTGGAGACCACAGGGTGCTGGGTAGAGGGaggagcaattttttttttttgggggggggggggggggggggcagcaGAGTAGATCGAGGAGCAAACGACGAGGCAATGCTGGACAGAGGGAGGGGCA from Juglans regia cultivar Chandler chromosome 2, Walnut 2.0, whole genome shotgun sequence carries:
- the LOC108999213 gene encoding protein NUCLEAR FUSION DEFECTIVE 4-like isoform X1, whose protein sequence is MDKLHNKWVSTAASIWIQCTSGFLYTFSIYSSLLKSSQGYDQSTLDTVSVFKDIGGNFGVLSGLLYSAATANHRCRTGPWVVHLAGAVQCFVGFFLLWASVVGLIPRPSVPAMCLFMLVAAHAATFFNTSNVVTGVRNFSNYSGTIVGIIKGFIGLSGAILVQVYRTIFNNDPTSYLLMLALLPSVNALLFMWFVRIHNTIEGDEKKHLDSFSLIALVIAAYLMLVIILENVITFRLSIRVVTFVLLVLLLVSPFCVAIRAHQRDSNGISHNLFIEGDQPVDDPNQADAEKMHVRQDSAGYRCVPGSTDQEVDGNEERPFPAEENLNLLQAIRTIDFWILFLAMACGMGSGLATVNNISQIGGSLGYTSFETSTLVSLWSIWNFLGRFGAGYVSDYFLHTRGWARPLFMVITLATMSIGHVVIASGFPGALFAGSILVGVCYGSQWSLMPTITSEIFGVVHMGTIFNTITIANPVGSYIFSVRVIGYLYDEESSAEGNTCTGTHCFMLSFIIMASATLLGSLAALGLYFRTKHYYNQVVCRRLLHCFSE
- the LOC108999213 gene encoding protein NUCLEAR FUSION DEFECTIVE 4-like isoform X2, yielding MDKLHNKWVSTAASIWIQCTSGFLYTFSIYSSLLKSSQGYDQSTLDTVSVFKDIGGNFGVLSGLLYSAATANHRCRTGPWVVHLAGAVQCFVGFFLLWASVVGLIPRPSVPAMCLFMLVAAHAATFFNTSNVVTGVRNFSNYSGTIVGIIKGFIGLSGAILVQVYRTIFNNDPTSYLLMLALLPSVNALLFMWFVRIHNTIEGDEKKHLDSFSLIALVIAAYLMLVIILENVITFRLSIRVVTFVLLVLLLVSPFCVAIRAHQRDSNGISHNLFIEGDQPVDDPNQADAEKMHVRQDSAGYRCVPGSTDQEVDGNEERPFPAEENLNLLQAIRTIDFWILFLAMACGMGSGLATVNNISQIGGSLGYTSFETSTLVSLWSIWNFLGRFGAGYVSDYFLHTRGWARPLFMVITLATMSIGHVVIASGFPGALFAGSILVGVCYGSQWSLMPTITSEIFGVVHMGTIFNTITIANPVGSYIFSVRVIGYLYDEESSAEGNTCTGTHCFMLSFIIMASVAFLGFLVAIALFFRTKQIYQLLVLRRLNHSFR